Within Corynebacterium jeddahense, the genomic segment CGCGTTTTTCGCCTCCATGCGCGCGGACCTGACGCAGACGTCGTACAGCGCGGAGGAGCTGGATACCTATATATATGGCTCCGCGGAGGCGATCGGGCTCATGTGCCTCGCCGTCTTCCTCCGCGGCGCGGGTCCGGCGCCGGCCGAGCGCGCCACGATGGAGCGCGGGGCGCGGGCGCTCGGCAGCGCTTTCCAGAAGGTGAACTTCCTGCGCGACTACGGGGAGGACCACCGCGAGCTCGGCCGGGTGTACCTCGCGGGCCCGCTTGACGACGCACTCAAGCACACCCTCACCACCCACATCACCGCCGAGCTCGACCAAGCGCGCGAAGCGATCCCGCTCCTGCCGCGGTCCGCGCGCGGGGGAGTGGCGGCCGCGGAGGCGCTGTTCCGCGAGCTCAACGAGATGATTGAGGCGGCGCCGGCGGCGGAGCTGGCGTCGACACGCATTTGCGTGCCGAACCACCGCAAGCTCGTGCTCACGGCGCGGGCGATCGCGGGGCAGCGATGACGCAATCCGCCGTGGTCATCGGCGCGGGCATCGCCGGCATGGCCACCGCCGCGCTGCTCGCGCGCGAGGGCATGGACACGACGGTGGTGGAGCAGCTGCCCACGGTCGGCGGCCGCGCGGGCAGCGAGACCGTCGACGGCTTTCGCTTCGACACCGGCCCGAGCTGGTACCTCATGCCGGACGCGTTCGACCACTTCTTCGGCCTCTTTGGCAAGCGCGCGGACGACCTGCTTGACCTCGTCCCGCTCACCCCGGCCTACCGCCTCTTCCCGGAGCGCGGCGAGCCCATCGACGTCACCTCCGGCCGCAAGAACGCCGCCGCGCTTTTCGAGTCAATCGAGCCCGGCGCCGGCGACAAGCTGCGGGCGTACCTCGACAGCGCTGCGGAAACCTACGACCTGGCCACCCAGAACTTCCTCTACACCACGTTCAGCTCCCCGGCGCCGCTCAAGGCCCTGCGCGGCAACTACCGCCGGCTCGCCCGCTTCCTCGCCGAGCCGCTCGACCGCTTCGCCGCGCGGAGCTTCGCCGACACCCGACTGCGCCAGATGCTCACCTACCCCGCGGTGTTCCTCTCCTCGCGCCCGGAGCGCACGCCGAGCATGTACCACCTGCTGAGCCACACCGACCTCACGCAGGGTGTGCGCTACCCGCAGGGCGGGTTCGCCGCCGTGACGGACGCCCTCTACGCGCTGTGCCTCGAGCAGGGCGTGACGTTCCGCCTCGGCGCCGAGGTCGCCGCCATCGCGTACTCCGGGCGACGGGCCACGGGCGTCACGCTTATCGACGGCCTCACGGTCCCCGCCGACCTCGTCGTCTCCTGCGCGGACCTCCACCACACCGAGACGCGTCTGCTGCCGCAACGCAAGCGCACCTACCGCGAGCGCTACTTCGCCCCGCGCGACCCGGGGCTGGGCACGGTGCTCGTCATGCTCGGCGTCGAGGGCGCGCTGCCGCGGCTGGCTCACCACAACTTCCTGTTCAGCGAGGACTGGTCGGAGGACTTCGACGCGGTCTTCGACGGGCCGGTGCCGTCGCGCCCGCTCGGGGCCTCGCGCTCCATCTACGTGTGCAAGCCGAGCGCCACCGACCCGTCCGTCGCACCCCGCGGCTGCGAGAACCTGTTCATCCTCGTGCCGGTGCCGGCGGACGAGGCGGTCGGCCACGGCGACATGTACCGGGGCGAGGCGAGCGAGCAGGTGCGCCGCATCGCCGACGCGGCGGTCGAACAGGTCGCGCGGGTGTGTGGGGATGACGGGTTGGGCCGGAGGGTCGTCGTTAAGCGAACGCTCGGGCCGGCGGACTTCGCGGAGCGATACCACGCGTGGTCGGGCGGGTCGATCGGGCCGGCGCACACGCTGCGGCAGTCCGCGTTCCTGCGCGGGCGTAACCGGAGCCGGAAGCTGGGCAACCTGTACTACGCCGGCGCGACGACGGTGCCCGGGGTGGGTGTGCCGATGTGCCTGATATCCGCCGAGAATGTGCTCAAGCGCGTGCGCGGGGACCGCAGCTCCGGCCCGCTTGACGCGTGAGTAGGGCGTTGTTGAACAATCGTTGTGATTGTGGTGAAGATCACCTTGTGTTTTTCTTCCTGAGTACTGTCTAAAGGTCAAGGTCAGCGGGCCGGATTTTGGGGTTTGTGGGGGTGATCTGGCGTTTTGGGCTGTTATACGGGGGTTCGGACTATTCTCCAAGGCGTTCTTGCGATTAAATGTGTGTTTATCAGTTTGGAGATCCGTGTTCAGGTGATCTCAAGGCTGCTTCGAATATCTCCTCCGACTTGTAAGGAAAGAAGCCGTTGAAGAACGCACAGCTTAAGAAGCGCGTCATGGCCACCATGGTTTCCGCCACGGTGGCTTTCGGTGGTGTAGCGATCGTCGCTCCCTCCGCCGACGCTGACATCCGCATTACCAGCCAGTACTCCCAGCTCGACCAGGCCGACCTCGACGCCGCGAAGGCGTACAACAAGCAGTTCCGCGCGGACCACGCCACGTTCGGCAACTTCAACACCGCGTACGGCGCGGGTTGGTGCATCGACGAGGACCTGCCGGTGCCGCAGGTGGACACCCTGTTCGACGTCCGTAAGCTCGACGGCACGTCCGGCTACTACGGCTTTAACGGCGACCTGGGCGGCGACCTGCGCATCCACCCGGACATCCAGAAGGCCGCCATCAACCTGACCAAGCTCATGCTCACCGAGTACAAGCGCGGCAACGGCGACCAGGTCAA encodes:
- a CDS encoding phytoene/squalene synthase family protein, with protein sequence MTATNLARYDRMCDRAAAQVIAAYSTSFALAAKALGQPERKHIRNIYAMVRIADELVDGTAAEAHECPETALDMYEEQVLHAPHHRFHTDPVLHAYARTHRECELDDAHVRAFFASMRADLTQTSYSAEELDTYIYGSAEAIGLMCLAVFLRGAGPAPAERATMERGARALGSAFQKVNFLRDYGEDHRELGRVYLAGPLDDALKHTLTTHITAELDQAREAIPLLPRSARGGVAAAEALFRELNEMIEAAPAAELASTRICVPNHRKLVLTARAIAGQR
- the crtI gene encoding phytoene desaturase family protein, with translation MTQSAVVIGAGIAGMATAALLAREGMDTTVVEQLPTVGGRAGSETVDGFRFDTGPSWYLMPDAFDHFFGLFGKRADDLLDLVPLTPAYRLFPERGEPIDVTSGRKNAAALFESIEPGAGDKLRAYLDSAAETYDLATQNFLYTTFSSPAPLKALRGNYRRLARFLAEPLDRFAARSFADTRLRQMLTYPAVFLSSRPERTPSMYHLLSHTDLTQGVRYPQGGFAAVTDALYALCLEQGVTFRLGAEVAAIAYSGRRATGVTLIDGLTVPADLVVSCADLHHTETRLLPQRKRTYRERYFAPRDPGLGTVLVMLGVEGALPRLAHHNFLFSEDWSEDFDAVFDGPVPSRPLGASRSIYVCKPSATDPSVAPRGCENLFILVPVPADEAVGHGDMYRGEASEQVRRIADAAVEQVARVCGDDGLGRRVVVKRTLGPADFAERYHAWSGGSIGPAHTLRQSAFLRGRNRSRKLGNLYYAGATTVPGVGVPMCLISAENVLKRVRGDRSSGPLDA